A single Sulfurimonas aquatica DNA region contains:
- a CDS encoding bifunctional GNAT family N-acetyltransferase/carbon-nitrogen hydrolase family protein — MEIQLKENIELVFLGMHDYQELKETMLLSYETMPDAYWQESQFKALIDKFQEGQVIIKIDGEIAGCALSIIVNYDEFSHHHTYKEITGDYTFNTHTSKGDTLYGIDVFIKPKFRGLRLGRRLYDYRKELCEKLNLKGIAFGGRIPNYHKYENEFSPKEYIEKVKRKELHDPVLNFQISNDFHPSKILKGYLEGDEASGEFAVLLEWDNIYYEKPTKITSTKKKIVRLGLIQWQMRPYKNLEELLQQAEYFIDSVSGYRSDFALFPEFFNAPLMAENNHLSEPAAIRELAKHTHDIIQKFSEFAISYNINIISGSMPEIKDGHLYNVGYLCRRDGTIDRYEKIHVTPDETKVWGMQGGHEIKTFDTDCGKIGILICYDSEFPELSRLLAEDGMDILFVPFLTDTQNGYSRVRHCSQARAIENECYVAIAGSVGNLPNVHNMDMQFAQSMVFTPCDFAFPTNGIKAEATPNTEMVLIADVDIDLLTELHEFGSVQNMKDRRKDIFELKRASK; from the coding sequence ATGGAAATACAATTAAAAGAAAATATTGAACTTGTGTTCTTAGGTATGCATGATTATCAAGAGCTAAAAGAGACCATGCTTTTATCATATGAGACTATGCCAGACGCTTATTGGCAAGAGTCTCAATTTAAAGCGCTGATAGATAAGTTTCAAGAGGGTCAAGTCATCATCAAAATAGATGGAGAGATAGCTGGATGTGCCTTATCAATCATCGTAAATTATGATGAGTTTTCACATCATCATACATACAAAGAGATAACAGGCGACTATACGTTTAACACTCATACCAGTAAAGGTGATACGCTTTATGGTATTGATGTATTTATAAAACCAAAGTTTCGAGGTTTACGTCTTGGAAGACGCCTATATGATTACAGAAAAGAGCTATGCGAAAAACTAAATCTAAAAGGTATAGCGTTTGGTGGTAGAATTCCAAATTACCATAAGTATGAAAATGAGTTTTCGCCCAAAGAGTACATTGAAAAAGTAAAAAGAAAAGAGCTTCACGACCCTGTGCTTAACTTTCAGATATCCAATGATTTTCATCCATCTAAGATATTAAAAGGATATTTAGAAGGCGATGAAGCGTCTGGAGAGTTCGCCGTTTTACTTGAGTGGGATAATATTTACTATGAAAAACCAACTAAAATCACTTCTACAAAGAAAAAAATAGTTCGCCTAGGATTAATTCAATGGCAGATGAGACCCTATAAAAACCTAGAAGAGTTACTACAACAAGCAGAGTACTTTATAGATAGCGTATCAGGCTATCGTTCTGACTTTGCTCTATTTCCAGAATTTTTCAATGCTCCTTTGATGGCTGAGAATAACCATTTGTCAGAACCTGCCGCAATTAGAGAGTTGGCAAAACATACGCATGACATCATTCAAAAATTTTCTGAGTTTGCAATCTCTTACAATATAAATATAATCTCCGGAAGCATGCCAGAGATAAAAGATGGTCATTTATATAATGTAGGTTATTTATGTAGACGAGATGGCACCATAGACCGTTATGAGAAAATACATGTAACGCCGGATGAGACAAAAGTGTGGGGGATGCAGGGTGGCCATGAAATAAAAACCTTTGACACCGATTGTGGAAAGATAGGAATCCTTATCTGTTATGATTCAGAGTTTCCGGAGTTAAGCAGACTACTCGCAGAGGATGGTATGGATATTCTTTTTGTTCCATTTTTAACAGATACCCAAAATGGCTACTCTAGAGTAAGACACTGCTCTCAAGCAAGAGCTATTGAAAATGAGTGTTATGTTGCCATAGCCGGAAGCGTAGGCAACCTACCTAACGTTCATAATATGGATATGCAGTTCGCTCAGTCAATGGTCTTTACACCTTGTGACTTTGCTTTTCCAACAAATGGCATAAAAGCGGAAGCTACTCCTAATACTGAAATGGTTTTAATAGCTGACGTAGATATAGACCTCTTAACGGAACTACATGAGTTTGGAAGCGTGCAAAACATGAAAGATAGACGAAAAGACATATTTGAACTAAAAAGAGCAAGTAAATAA
- the groL gene encoding chaperonin GroEL (60 kDa chaperone family; promotes refolding of misfolded polypeptides especially under stressful conditions; forms two stacked rings of heptamers to form a barrel-shaped 14mer; ends can be capped by GroES; misfolded proteins enter the barrel where they are refolded when GroES binds), translating into MAKEIIFSDDARNSLARGVEKLTNAVKVTMGPRGRNVLIQKSYGAPVITKDGVSVAREIELKDKLEDMGAQLVKEVASKTADEAGDGTTTATVLANAIFSEGLRNITAGANPVEVKRGMDKACEVILANLKAASKVVNGKKDIAQVATISANSDSAIGDMIAEAMDRVGQDGVITVEEAKGISDELDVVEGMQFDRGYLSPYFITNTEKMIAEIENPWILLVDSKISSLQDLLPVLEQVQKTSRPLLIIAEDVEGEALSTLVVNKLRGVLNISAVKAPGFGDRRKSMLHDIATLTAGTVISEETGHTLEGANIQMLGQCSRVVIDKDNTVIVNGAGDEALVNARIAEIKVQIDATTSEYDKEKLQERLAKLSGGVAVIKVGAATETEMKEKKDRVDDALSATKAAVEEGIIIGGGAALVRAAATVSLDLEGDQKIGCEIILRAVKAPMKQIAKNAGFDTGVVVNAVESAENLNIGFNAATGEYVDMFEAGIIDPLKVARVALTNATSVSSLLLTTEAAIFEIAEEETTQGAGMSPQMGGMPGMM; encoded by the coding sequence ATGGCAAAAGAGATAATTTTTTCAGATGATGCAAGAAATTCATTGGCTCGTGGTGTTGAAAAACTAACAAATGCAGTAAAAGTAACTATGGGGCCACGTGGTCGTAACGTTCTTATTCAAAAGAGTTATGGTGCACCTGTCATCACTAAAGATGGCGTTTCCGTTGCTCGTGAGATTGAGCTCAAAGACAAACTAGAAGACATGGGTGCGCAGCTTGTTAAAGAAGTTGCTTCAAAAACGGCTGATGAGGCTGGAGACGGTACGACAACGGCGACTGTTTTAGCAAACGCAATCTTTTCAGAAGGTCTTAGAAACATTACAGCTGGAGCTAACCCTGTCGAAGTTAAACGCGGTATGGACAAAGCTTGCGAAGTCATCTTAGCAAACTTAAAAGCTGCTAGTAAAGTAGTAAATGGTAAAAAAGACATCGCTCAAGTTGCTACTATCTCTGCTAACTCTGATAGTGCTATTGGTGATATGATTGCAGAAGCTATGGATAGAGTTGGTCAAGATGGCGTTATAACTGTTGAAGAGGCTAAAGGTATCTCAGATGAGCTTGACGTAGTTGAGGGTATGCAGTTTGACCGTGGTTACCTAAGTCCTTACTTCATTACAAATACTGAAAAGATGATAGCAGAGATTGAAAATCCTTGGATTTTACTTGTAGATAGTAAAATATCTTCACTGCAAGACCTTCTTCCAGTACTTGAGCAAGTTCAAAAGACTTCTCGTCCACTTCTTATCATCGCTGAAGACGTTGAGGGTGAAGCACTCTCTACTCTAGTTGTAAACAAACTTCGTGGCGTTTTAAACATCTCTGCCGTTAAAGCTCCAGGTTTTGGTGACAGAAGAAAGTCTATGTTACATGATATAGCAACTCTTACCGCTGGTACCGTTATCTCTGAAGAGACAGGCCACACGCTTGAAGGCGCGAACATTCAAATGCTAGGTCAGTGTTCTCGCGTAGTTATAGATAAGGACAACACTGTAATCGTAAATGGCGCAGGTGATGAGGCCTTAGTTAACGCAAGAATCGCTGAGATAAAAGTTCAAATAGATGCTACAACTTCAGAGTATGACAAAGAGAAACTACAAGAGCGCTTAGCAAAACTTTCAGGTGGGGTAGCGGTTATCAAAGTTGGCGCGGCTACAGAGACTGAGATGAAAGAGAAAAAAGACAGAGTTGATGACGCGCTTAGTGCGACAAAAGCTGCCGTTGAAGAGGGCATCATCATCGGTGGTGGAGCTGCTCTTGTTCGCGCTGCCGCAACAGTATCGCTTGACCTTGAAGGTGATCAAAAAATTGGTTGTGAAATCATTTTACGCGCAGTAAAAGCTCCAATGAAACAGATCGCTAAAAATGCTGGTTTTGATACTGGCGTTGTAGTAAACGCAGTAGAGAGTGCAGAGAACTTAAACATAGGGTTCAACGCAGCTACTGGAGAGTATGTTGACATGTTTGAAGCAGGGATTATCGACCCACTTAAAGTTGCTCGTGTGGCACTTACAAACGCGACTTCTGTCTCTTCACTTCTTTTAACGACTGAAGCGGCTATCTTTGAGATTGCCGAAGAAGAGACTACTCAAGGAGCTGGAATGTCTCCTCAAATGGGTGGTATGCCAGGTATGATGTAA
- the groES gene encoding co-chaperone GroES — protein MNFQPLGKRVLIKRVEEATTTMSGIIIPDNAKEKPSRGEVVAVSKEVTEVENGNEVLFGKYSGNEVAFEGTKYIVLEVEDIFGIIG, from the coding sequence ATGAACTTTCAACCATTAGGAAAAAGAGTTTTAATTAAACGTGTAGAAGAAGCTACAACTACAATGTCAGGAATTATTATTCCCGACAATGCAAAAGAGAAACCATCTCGCGGTGAAGTAGTGGCTGTTAGTAAAGAAGTAACAGAAGTAGAAAATGGCAACGAAGTTTTATTTGGAAAGTATTCAGGGAACGAAGTTGCGTTTGAAGGTACAAAGTACATAGTACTAGAAGTTGAAGACATATTTGGAATAATAGGATAA
- a CDS encoding tyrosine-type recombinase/integrase encodes MAMIKSKKFPGVYSNILKNGDTTYYCGYNNTSGKWRRVKVGNKSHGITENYANNKRIEYINITRLGEDPLAHKKNKQQLKLNAIAESYFQYLLDSGKKDTYNPQNRYNLHVKEYIGGKSINHLTKADILTIKTRLLSTKSKATTKHVISLVSTIINHAITSENIRFNSHNICDGLMDDLKLDNARINYLTQENIIQLLDAIKDDEELDLFTRLSLSTGARLNSIVNLTAKSFSGSNISIYDFKSQSTYKSHVSESLLPNIKETLKGLKPNDYVIGRSDKIFNSRTIQGRLKKHLDKLFNIGLDPKDAKNRIVVHSLRHTFASLLVIAGTPLYNVMRLMNHASMDMTMRYAHLAPESGKDAINNMLNFKELQA; translated from the coding sequence ATGGCAATGATAAAGTCAAAGAAATTTCCCGGTGTTTATTCAAACATCTTAAAAAATGGTGATACAACTTACTACTGTGGTTATAACAATACTAGCGGTAAATGGCGAAGAGTTAAGGTGGGGAATAAATCACATGGCATTACTGAGAACTATGCGAATAACAAGCGTATAGAGTATATTAATATAACTAGACTAGGTGAAGACCCTCTAGCTCATAAGAAGAACAAGCAACAACTAAAATTAAATGCAATCGCTGAGAGTTATTTTCAGTATCTTTTAGACTCTGGAAAAAAAGATACTTATAACCCTCAAAATAGATACAACTTACATGTAAAAGAGTACATAGGAGGTAAGAGTATAAACCATCTTACTAAAGCAGATATACTCACAATTAAAACAAGACTACTCTCCACAAAGTCAAAGGCTACAACAAAGCATGTTATATCCCTTGTATCAACTATTATTAATCATGCGATAACAAGTGAGAACATTCGTTTTAACTCACATAACATATGTGATGGCTTAATGGATGATCTCAAACTCGACAATGCTAGAATAAATTATCTCACTCAAGAAAATATCATACAGCTTCTTGATGCGATTAAAGATGATGAAGAGCTTGATCTCTTTACTCGCTTGAGTCTCTCAACTGGGGCGAGATTAAACTCAATTGTAAATTTAACAGCTAAATCTTTTTCTGGCTCCAACATTAGCATATATGATTTCAAGTCTCAAAGCACCTATAAATCCCATGTTTCAGAGTCTTTACTACCAAACATAAAAGAGACACTTAAAGGGCTTAAACCTAACGATTACGTAATAGGTAGAAGCGATAAAATATTCAATTCAAGAACTATACAAGGGAGACTAAAAAAGCATCTAGACAAACTCTTCAATATTGGACTAGATCCAAAAGATGCTAAGAATCGTATAGTGGTGCACTCACTCAGACATACATTCGCAAGTTTACTCGTTATTGCTGGCACACCACTATACAACGTTATGCGATTAATGAATCACGCTTCTATGGATATGACAATGCGATACGCTCACCTTGCACCAGAATCAGGAAAAGACGCTATCAACAATATGCTAAACTTCAAAGAGCTTCAAGCTTAG